From one Paeniglutamicibacter psychrophenolicus genomic stretch:
- the hisC gene encoding histidinol-phosphate transaminase, with protein MSIVQRTSLHAIPAYKQGATPGAGEQAFKLSSNENPYPPLGSVIAGLSSELGTINQYPNAAAPELVGALTARLGVEPETIALGAGSVEVAGQLIHATTNPGDEVLFAWRSFEAYPILAHVAGATPVMVPLDGHGAHDLPAMAAAITERTALVFICNPNNPTGTVVDTAAVDAFMAQVPARVLVVIDEAYVHFNTDPDSAIGLDFFHRYPNVAVLHTFSKAYGLAGLRIGYAVAPPEVAANLRKTAIPFGVTALAQRAAVLSLEHEDELQVRIDELVAARESLLAELRTAGINATDSQANFIWLSTGDATEAVDAVLRAAGVWARAFPGDGIRISIGSPEANKAIAKTVISALAEAPANA; from the coding sequence ATGAGCATTGTCCAGCGCACTTCCCTGCACGCGATCCCCGCCTACAAGCAGGGCGCAACCCCGGGTGCCGGGGAGCAGGCCTTCAAGCTGTCCTCGAACGAGAATCCCTATCCGCCGCTGGGCTCGGTCATCGCCGGCCTTTCATCCGAGCTGGGCACCATCAACCAGTACCCCAACGCCGCGGCCCCCGAGCTGGTCGGCGCCCTGACCGCACGCCTCGGCGTGGAGCCGGAGACCATCGCCCTGGGCGCCGGATCCGTGGAGGTTGCCGGACAGCTGATCCACGCGACCACCAACCCGGGCGACGAGGTCCTCTTCGCCTGGCGCTCCTTCGAGGCCTACCCGATCCTGGCCCACGTGGCCGGGGCAACCCCGGTGATGGTGCCGCTGGACGGGCACGGGGCCCACGACCTTCCCGCCATGGCCGCGGCGATCACCGAGCGCACCGCGCTGGTGTTCATCTGCAACCCCAACAACCCGACCGGCACCGTCGTTGACACCGCCGCGGTGGATGCCTTCATGGCCCAGGTCCCGGCCCGCGTGCTGGTGGTCATCGACGAGGCCTACGTCCACTTCAACACCGACCCGGACTCGGCCATCGGCCTGGACTTCTTCCACCGCTACCCCAACGTCGCGGTGCTGCACACCTTCTCCAAGGCCTATGGTCTGGCCGGGCTGCGCATCGGCTACGCCGTGGCACCACCGGAGGTCGCCGCGAACCTGCGCAAGACCGCCATCCCGTTCGGCGTCACCGCGCTGGCCCAGCGCGCCGCGGTGCTTTCCCTGGAACACGAGGACGAGCTGCAGGTGCGCATCGACGAGCTGGTCGCCGCCCGCGAGTCCCTGCTCGCCGAACTGCGCACCGCCGGAATCAATGCCACCGATTCCCAGGCCAACTTCATCTGGCTTTCCACCGGGGACGCCACCGAAGCCGTGGATGCGGTGCTGCGCGCCGCAGGCGTCTGGGCGCGAGCCTTCCCCGGGGACGGGATCCGGATCTCCATCGGGTCCCCCGAGGCCAACAAGGCCATTGCCAAGACCGTCATCTCGGCGCTGGCCGAAGCCCCCGCGAATGCCTAG
- a CDS encoding amino acid permease, whose translation MNPKTASLNTRQITMMGLGGAIGAGLFIGSGQAVAVAGPGIILAFALAGLLVILIMNMLGEMAAANPSSGSFSVYATKAMGPNAGAIIGWLYWIQGVIVIAAEATGAAAIIGGWFPGVSQGTWSLFFVALLTAVNLANVARFGQFEYWFSFLKVAAIVAFLAIGVAIIAGLVPGVAATGLSNLVAHDGFLPNGVVGLCAGLLMVIFAFGGIEIVAIAAAESDDPRTSIRKAVRGVLFRVLVFYVGSALVMVSVLPWYSPELAASPFVAVLTFAHIPWIDSIMALVVVIALLSAMNANIYAASRMLLSLSERKIAPRVIQVRNRSNTPYVAVTASVILCSVAVVMNYLAPDLVMPMLLNAVGSTLLVTWGFIALSQVILRVRADRDPSIHLPVRMPLFPYLSILALVMLAGIVVLALFDPASRTQLIATLGLTVAIGVLNALAQRRALRLAAPGAPGAEVRHADAADAERGDHRVS comes from the coding sequence ATGAACCCCAAGACCGCGAGCCTTAACACCCGCCAGATCACCATGATGGGCCTTGGCGGTGCCATCGGCGCCGGCCTGTTCATCGGTTCCGGGCAGGCCGTTGCGGTGGCCGGCCCGGGCATCATCCTGGCGTTCGCCCTGGCCGGGCTCCTGGTCATCCTGATCATGAACATGCTCGGCGAAATGGCCGCGGCAAACCCCTCCTCCGGCTCCTTCTCCGTATATGCCACCAAGGCCATGGGCCCGAATGCCGGGGCCATCATCGGCTGGCTCTACTGGATCCAGGGCGTCATCGTCATCGCCGCGGAGGCAACGGGCGCCGCGGCGATCATCGGGGGCTGGTTCCCCGGGGTGTCCCAGGGAACCTGGTCGCTTTTCTTCGTGGCGCTGCTGACCGCGGTCAACCTGGCCAATGTGGCACGCTTCGGCCAGTTCGAGTACTGGTTCTCCTTCCTGAAGGTCGCCGCGATCGTGGCGTTCCTGGCCATCGGCGTCGCCATCATCGCCGGGCTGGTGCCCGGGGTGGCGGCCACCGGGCTTTCCAACCTGGTGGCCCACGACGGCTTCCTGCCCAATGGCGTGGTCGGCCTGTGCGCCGGGCTGTTGATGGTCATCTTCGCCTTCGGCGGCATCGAGATCGTGGCCATTGCCGCGGCCGAAAGCGACGACCCGCGCACCTCCATCCGCAAGGCCGTGCGAGGGGTGCTGTTCCGCGTGCTGGTCTTCTATGTGGGCTCGGCCCTGGTGATGGTCTCGGTGCTGCCCTGGTACTCGCCGGAGCTGGCCGCTTCGCCTTTCGTCGCGGTCCTCACCTTCGCGCACATCCCGTGGATCGACTCGATCATGGCCCTGGTGGTGGTGATTGCCCTGCTCTCGGCCATGAACGCGAACATCTATGCCGCCTCGCGCATGTTGCTTTCGCTCTCCGAGCGCAAGATCGCCCCTCGGGTCATCCAGGTGCGCAACCGCAGCAACACCCCGTACGTCGCGGTGACCGCCTCGGTGATCCTGTGCTCGGTCGCGGTGGTCATGAACTACCTGGCCCCTGACTTGGTCATGCCGATGCTGCTCAACGCCGTGGGTTCAACGCTGCTGGTCACCTGGGGATTCATTGCGCTCTCGCAGGTCATCCTGCGCGTGCGTGCCGACAGGGACCCGTCCATCCACCTGCCGGTGCGGATGCCGCTCTTCCCGTACCTGTCCATCCTGGCGCTGGTGATGCTCGCGGGCATCGTGGTGCTGGCGCTCTTCGACCCCGCCAGCCGCACACAGCTGATTGCCACGCTGGGGCTCACCGTGGCGATCGGGGTGCTCAACGCCCTGGCCCAGCGCCGTGCCCTGCGCTTGGCGGCTCCCGGGGCCCCCGGAGCCGAGGTTCGGCACGCCGATGCGGCGGATGCGGAGCGTGGGGACCACCGGGTTTCCTGA
- a CDS encoding endonuclease/exonuclease/phosphatase family protein: MVHYLIRTAMAAAAVAALALGGAVPAQARPVTEVRTSIVHPDSAATAPYPEGFDTVGPRLRVATFNASLNRPAPGQLARDLGTPVDPHARAVAEIVQRNAPDVLLLNEFDHDAEGAAAEGFRDNYLARSQRGQAPIDYPYMYLAPSNTGIPSGADLDGDGVVGGPADALGYGDFEGQYGMVLYSKYPIDTANVRTFQKFLWKDMPGSRLPTRHYDELVRGVLRLPSKSMWDVPVRVGGQTVHVIAAHPTPPVFDGPEKRNQARNHDEIRMINDYLRGAGDYIYDDAGNRGPLAPGSNFVVLGDLNADPRSGESSPEAIRALLGNPLLVDPLPAVPQAAGDPMRGLAGITRNVTGTADFGQGSAGVLRVDYVLPSATLPVRGSGVYWPAAGQDGADLVSGWPPASSDHRLVWVEVSLGN, translated from the coding sequence ATGGTGCATTACCTGATCCGTACGGCCATGGCCGCAGCAGCAGTGGCCGCGTTGGCCCTCGGTGGAGCCGTCCCGGCGCAGGCCCGGCCCGTGACCGAAGTGAGGACGAGCATCGTGCACCCCGACAGTGCGGCCACCGCGCCCTACCCCGAAGGTTTCGACACCGTGGGGCCAAGGCTGCGGGTGGCAACCTTCAACGCCTCGCTCAACCGGCCGGCGCCCGGGCAGCTGGCCAGGGACCTCGGCACGCCGGTTGACCCCCATGCGCGGGCCGTGGCCGAGATCGTGCAGCGCAACGCCCCGGACGTGCTGCTGCTCAACGAATTCGACCACGACGCCGAGGGCGCCGCCGCGGAAGGCTTCAGGGACAACTACCTGGCCCGTTCCCAGCGCGGACAGGCACCCATTGACTACCCGTACATGTACCTGGCGCCCTCCAACACGGGCATCCCCAGCGGCGCCGACCTCGACGGGGACGGCGTCGTAGGCGGCCCGGCCGACGCGCTGGGCTACGGCGACTTCGAGGGGCAGTACGGCATGGTGCTGTATTCGAAGTACCCCATCGACACCGCCAACGTGCGCACCTTCCAGAAGTTCCTGTGGAAGGACATGCCCGGTTCCCGGCTGCCGACCCGGCATTACGACGAACTGGTCCGCGGCGTGCTGCGCCTGCCCAGCAAGTCCATGTGGGACGTGCCGGTTCGGGTCGGCGGGCAAACGGTCCACGTGATTGCCGCCCACCCCACCCCGCCGGTCTTCGACGGTCCCGAAAAGCGCAACCAGGCACGCAACCACGACGAGATCAGGATGATCAACGACTACCTCCGCGGGGCAGGGGACTACATCTACGACGATGCGGGCAATCGCGGCCCGCTGGCCCCGGGCAGCAACTTCGTGGTGCTCGGGGACCTGAACGCAGATCCCCGCTCCGGGGAATCCAGCCCGGAGGCCATCCGCGCGCTGCTGGGCAACCCGCTGCTGGTTGATCCGCTGCCCGCCGTGCCCCAGGCCGCGGGAGACCCGATGCGGGGGCTTGCCGGGATCACGCGCAACGTGACGGGCACCGCCGACTTCGGGCAGGGAAGCGCCGGGGTGCTGCGGGTGGACTACGTGCTGCCCTCGGCGACACTGCCGGTGCGCGGCTCGGGGGTCTATTGGCCCGCAGCCGGGCAAGACGGTGCAGACCTGGTATCCGGATGGCCGCCGGCCAGCAGCGACCACCGGCTGGTCTGGGTCGAGGTCTCACTGGGGAACTAG